Proteins encoded in a region of the Mucilaginibacter sabulilitoris genome:
- a CDS encoding ABC transporter permease has translation MKAYTFHINLYDLAFLGTIFVGLAFSLMLLLSKRGNKAANRILGLILMITVMQMIRALDTDIHLETAFPRWSLASWQFLLALGPLIYLYVWSITKPDSKFRSGYLLHFCPLLVEVGVNIFYPSSPPGPNMAFRLLVFISVCVYWYAAHKMIKDFFGRLKFNGGDRYRLKLQWLNNLLTGFAILWLSWIPFTIIGFLNHNNQTTPVFYPLCLLLAVLAIGAAGMVILRPEINSPADEPYFLKLTSPDESRHKATWLKNMVKIDAYYKDPELSLTSLAEKLGLTTHELSRIINAVLKTSFNDFINAYRVADVARKMQDPAFDHLTLQGIAYDSGFNSPSTFHRAFKQLTGKTPAEYKKELPSYKVTYDFRAATVISDQKNRNHMFENYLKIAWRNTIRNKASSFINITGLAVGMAVAMLIGLWIWDEVSYDKSNTNYDRIVQVLTNKNAGGGLVTQSSLPLPLSTELRDKYGSDFKQVASVVTMEQNMNYNNHAFSRIGCYAESAITDIITLNMIRGSKTSFKTPGTLLINESLARAIFGETDPINKTIKLNDAYLVQVTGVYRDLPQNTQFGNVNFIAPVGLLTQNGDGMNNWFNSSFQLYALLNQGSDLHQLSRKIQNILYNHSKNAARPALFLSPMSEWHLYEFKNGVAVAGRLQFVWLFGIIGLFVLLLACINFMNLSTARSEKRAKEVGIRKAIGSLRTQLIAQFLCESFLIAGVSFLIAVLLAWLALPFFNDVSGKDLHLIWTNPLVWLTCFCFCLFTGLIAGSYPALYLSSFNAVKVLKGTFKAGPAAAMPRKILVVIQFAVSVTMIIGTIVVFKQIEFAKDRPVGYNRNNLVSIPYDAIKGYSAFREEVLRTGAVTGVSASSNPTTGVWSSADNLSWKGKDPNRQEVFGTILVDPDFGSVVGWQMKEGRNFSKEFPSDSSGFLFNEAAIRQMGLREPIGETIKWHEKDWKVLGVVKDMVMTSPFDPITPVVFLMDDRERSFNVVNLKLKAGMPVAGSLAKIETVFKKFAPDAPFNYKFADSEYAQKFIAEERTGKLASVFAMLAIFISCLGLFGVASFVAEQRVKEIGIRKVLGASVMSIWGSLSRDFVILVGIALLIAVPVSWYFMHRWLQYYTYRTGLSWWVFALTGAGAVLITLLTVSYHSIKAAMTNPVKSLRSE, from the coding sequence TTGAAAGCGTATACCTTCCATATCAACCTTTATGACCTGGCTTTCCTGGGAACAATTTTCGTTGGGCTCGCTTTCAGCTTGATGTTGTTACTTTCCAAAAGAGGCAACAAGGCCGCAAACCGGATCCTCGGCCTGATCCTAATGATTACCGTCATGCAGATGATCCGGGCTTTGGACACTGACATTCACCTGGAAACCGCTTTTCCGCGCTGGAGCCTTGCCTCATGGCAATTTTTACTGGCCTTAGGTCCGCTTATCTATTTGTATGTATGGAGCATTACAAAGCCAGACAGTAAATTTCGTTCCGGCTACCTGCTGCATTTCTGCCCCTTGCTGGTAGAAGTCGGCGTGAATATTTTCTATCCGTCAAGTCCTCCGGGGCCGAACATGGCGTTCCGGCTACTGGTATTTATTTCGGTTTGCGTCTATTGGTATGCCGCTCACAAGATGATCAAAGACTTTTTTGGGAGACTTAAATTTAACGGGGGCGACCGTTACCGGCTGAAGTTACAATGGTTGAACAACCTATTGACAGGTTTTGCCATTTTATGGCTATCGTGGATACCCTTCACGATCATCGGCTTCCTAAACCACAATAATCAGACAACCCCAGTATTTTATCCTTTATGTCTCCTTTTGGCCGTACTGGCAATAGGGGCGGCCGGAATGGTGATCTTAAGGCCCGAAATTAACTCGCCAGCAGATGAACCCTATTTTTTGAAACTAACATCGCCGGATGAGTCCAGGCATAAAGCCACCTGGCTTAAAAATATGGTAAAGATCGACGCTTATTACAAAGACCCAGAATTGAGTTTGACCTCACTGGCTGAAAAGCTCGGATTGACTACCCACGAATTGTCCCGGATCATCAATGCCGTGCTTAAAACAAGCTTTAATGATTTTATCAATGCTTACCGCGTAGCCGATGTAGCCCGCAAGATGCAGGACCCGGCTTTTGATCACCTTACCTTGCAGGGCATCGCTTATGATTCCGGCTTTAACTCCCCCAGTACTTTTCACCGCGCATTCAAGCAACTGACCGGCAAAACACCAGCGGAATATAAAAAAGAACTGCCATCTTATAAAGTGACATATGATTTCCGGGCCGCAACGGTAATTTCGGATCAGAAAAACCGCAATCATATGTTTGAAAATTATTTGAAAATCGCCTGGCGAAATACGATCAGGAACAAAGCTTCTTCGTTCATCAATATTACCGGCCTTGCCGTGGGTATGGCTGTGGCTATGCTAATCGGTTTATGGATATGGGACGAAGTCTCATACGATAAGTCCAATACGAATTATGACCGCATTGTACAGGTTTTAACCAACAAAAATGCCGGCGGTGGTCTGGTGACGCAGTCCTCGCTGCCTTTGCCGTTATCGACAGAACTGCGGGATAAATATGGCAGCGACTTTAAACAGGTGGCCTCGGTTGTTACGATGGAACAGAACATGAACTATAACAACCATGCCTTTTCAAGGATAGGCTGTTATGCTGAGTCTGCTATTACAGATATCATCACCCTGAATATGATCAGAGGATCAAAAACCTCCTTTAAAACACCCGGCACTCTATTGATCAATGAATCATTAGCCCGGGCCATATTTGGTGAAACCGATCCGATCAATAAAACAATCAAGCTCAACGACGCGTACCTGGTGCAGGTAACAGGTGTGTACCGGGACCTGCCTCAAAATACACAGTTCGGTAATGTGAATTTTATAGCGCCTGTTGGTCTCCTGACTCAAAACGGCGATGGCATGAATAATTGGTTTAACAGTTCATTCCAATTATATGCCCTATTAAACCAGGGCAGCGACCTGCACCAGCTTTCGCGTAAAATTCAAAATATCCTGTATAACCATTCGAAAAATGCCGCCAGACCCGCGCTATTCCTGTCCCCGATGAGTGAGTGGCACCTGTATGAATTCAAAAACGGCGTTGCTGTTGCAGGTCGCCTGCAGTTCGTATGGCTTTTTGGTATCATCGGCCTGTTCGTGCTATTGCTGGCCTGCATCAACTTTATGAACCTGAGCACGGCCCGGAGCGAAAAGCGCGCAAAAGAAGTGGGCATACGCAAAGCCATTGGTTCCTTGCGCACGCAACTGATTGCCCAATTCCTCTGTGAGTCCTTCCTGATTGCCGGCGTGTCATTCCTGATAGCTGTGCTGTTAGCATGGCTGGCTTTGCCGTTTTTCAATGACGTTTCAGGTAAAGACCTTCACCTGATCTGGACTAATCCGCTGGTTTGGCTGACCTGCTTTTGTTTTTGCCTTTTCACAGGGCTTATCGCGGGCAGTTACCCGGCGCTTTACTTGTCGTCCTTTAATGCGGTGAAAGTATTAAAGGGCACCTTCAAAGCAGGCCCTGCTGCTGCAATGCCGCGTAAAATACTGGTCGTCATTCAATTCGCTGTTTCAGTTACCATGATTATCGGGACTATCGTTGTTTTCAAACAAATTGAATTTGCAAAGGACAGGCCGGTAGGTTATAACCGGAACAACCTGGTGTCGATCCCCTATGACGCTATAAAGGGGTATAGCGCTTTCCGGGAGGAAGTGCTGAGAACCGGCGCTGTAACTGGCGTCTCGGCATCCTCTAACCCCACGACCGGCGTGTGGTCATCCGCGGATAACCTAAGCTGGAAAGGAAAGGATCCCAACCGGCAGGAGGTTTTCGGCACGATACTGGTCGACCCGGATTTTGGTAGTGTGGTGGGTTGGCAAATGAAGGAAGGCCGGAATTTCTCTAAAGAGTTTCCGAGCGATTCGTCAGGCTTTTTATTCAATGAAGCGGCCATCAGGCAGATGGGCCTGAGGGAGCCAATAGGTGAAACCATTAAATGGCACGAAAAAGATTGGAAAGTGCTGGGTGTCGTAAAGGACATGGTCATGACCTCGCCTTTTGATCCCATTACGCCGGTGGTGTTTTTAATGGATGACCGGGAGCGATCATTCAATGTGGTTAATTTGAAACTCAAGGCCGGCATGCCTGTTGCCGGGTCATTAGCCAAAATCGAAACAGTTTTCAAAAAGTTTGCGCCGGATGCGCCTTTCAATTATAAGTTCGCAGATAGTGAATATGCGCAAAAGTTCATAGCGGAAGAACGTACCGGAAAGCTGGCCTCCGTGTTCGCGATGCTCGCTATCTTCATATCTTGCCTTGGCTTATTTGGGGTGGCGTCATTTGTAGCTGAACAGCGCGTCAAAGAGATCGGTATCCGTAAAGTGCTGGGCGCATCGGTGATGAGCATCTGGGGTTCATTATCCAGGGACTTTGTCATTCTGGTGGGCATCGCATTACTCATTGCCGTCCCTGTTTCCTGGTATTTCATGCACCGGTGGCTGCAGTATTATACCTATCGCACAGGACTGTCCTGGTGGGTATTTGCGCTGACCGGAGCAGGTGCTGTGCTCATTACGTTACTCACCGTTAGTTATCATAGTATCAAGGCGGCAATGACCAACCCGGTGAAAAGCCTTAGATCAGAATAA
- a CDS encoding RNA polymerase sigma-70 factor: MIRRIHIDGDEAAFNELYELQEARLLKFAIGFVADRESAEEIVQDVFVKIWLSRKNSHAIRNLQVYLYVLTKNACLNHLRSISSKKIRELQLTESYYFDLPVDPSQLLISKELQTRVLKAVNGLPPRCKLVFKMIKEDGLSCNEVAAILDLSYKTVFAQLTIALKKLDDVLGSK, encoded by the coding sequence ATGATTCGACGTATTCACATTGATGGGGATGAGGCAGCCTTTAACGAACTATATGAACTACAGGAAGCCCGGCTTTTAAAATTCGCCATCGGTTTTGTGGCCGACCGGGAATCTGCTGAAGAAATAGTACAGGATGTGTTTGTAAAAATATGGTTAAGCCGCAAAAACTCACATGCCATCAGAAACCTCCAGGTGTATCTGTATGTACTCACTAAAAATGCTTGTCTTAACCACCTCCGCAGTATATCTTCAAAAAAAATAAGAGAACTCCAGCTCACAGAAAGCTATTATTTTGATTTACCTGTTGACCCCTCACAGCTGTTAATTAGCAAGGAGTTACAAACGCGGGTTTTAAAAGCTGTTAATGGGTTACCTCCGCGCTGCAAACTTGTATTTAAAATGATAAAAGAAGATGGTCTGTCATGTAATGAAGTGGCTGCCATTCTTGACCTTTCGTACAAAACTGTTTTTGCGCAGTTAACCATCGCCCTTAAAAAACTGGATGATGTGCTCGGCAGCAAATAA
- a CDS encoding helix-turn-helix domain-containing protein, which translates to MEIKTLNEFYEQTTSLIPEGINKEIGHFNVFKIDELMSRLKKTTVMPYNRREYYKISMIRGRNKAEYADKVIDIEKNALLFGTPKIPYHYIPLDEDQLGYFCIFTADFLTQAKSGVVLDDMPIFRPGGYPVFQISDEDVEDITHIFKKMYKELSSDYAYKYDLLRNYVLELIHYGQKLQPATALYPSHTASARVSSLFIELLERQFPIESQHQRLSLRTAKDYAGRLSVHVNHLNKVLKENTGQTTTDIISNRIIMEAKILLKQTNWNISEIAYCLGFEQLAHFSNFFRKQTTFSPATFRI; encoded by the coding sequence ATGGAAATTAAAACACTTAACGAATTTTATGAACAAACCACCTCTCTTATACCTGAAGGTATAAACAAAGAGATAGGTCACTTCAATGTATTTAAGATCGACGAGTTAATGAGCCGGCTTAAAAAAACGACCGTTATGCCTTATAACCGCCGGGAATATTACAAGATCAGCATGATAAGAGGCCGTAACAAGGCCGAATATGCTGATAAGGTAATCGATATTGAAAAGAACGCCCTGTTGTTTGGCACGCCTAAAATTCCTTATCATTATATTCCGTTGGATGAAGACCAGCTGGGCTATTTTTGCATTTTTACAGCTGATTTTTTGACCCAGGCCAAAAGCGGTGTGGTACTGGACGATATGCCCATTTTTCGGCCCGGGGGCTACCCTGTTTTTCAAATAAGCGATGAGGATGTTGAAGATATCACCCACATATTCAAAAAGATGTATAAAGAGTTATCATCTGACTATGCTTATAAATATGACCTGCTGCGTAACTACGTACTTGAGCTGATCCATTACGGGCAAAAGCTGCAGCCGGCAACCGCGCTATACCCTTCTCATACCGCTTCGGCGCGGGTTTCGTCCTTATTTATTGAATTGCTTGAGCGGCAGTTCCCTATAGAATCTCAGCACCAAAGACTCAGTTTACGCACCGCCAAAGATTATGCCGGCCGCTTATCGGTACATGTAAACCACCTGAACAAGGTTCTCAAAGAAAACACCGGCCAAACCACTACCGATATCATCAGCAACCGGATCATCATGGAGGCCAAGATACTCCTCAAACAAACCAACTGGAATATCTCGGAAATTGCCTATTGCCTTGGTTTTGAGCAGTTAGCGCATTTCTCGAATTTTTTCAGAAAACAGACTACGTTTTCACCAGCCACTTTCAGAATTTAA
- a CDS encoding SDR family NAD(P)-dependent oxidoreductase, with the protein MILTNKIAFITGGSRGLGKNMALSIAKKGIDVIITYNNKKDEALDVVAQIEQAGQRAAALQLNTGDVKSFNSFFKELTKVLKQTFNTDHFDFLINNAGIGINAPFAEMTEENFDLLFNIHFKGVYFLTQKALPFINDGGRIINLSSGLARFSMPRFSAYGSIKGAVEVFTRYLAKELGPRNIAANVVAPGAIETDFSGGILRDNPELNKHVAEITALGRAGLPDDIGGVVAFLCTEEARWINAQRIEVSGGMNL; encoded by the coding sequence ATGATTTTAACAAATAAAATAGCTTTTATTACCGGTGGAAGCCGTGGTTTAGGCAAAAATATGGCATTAAGTATTGCAAAAAAAGGTATTGACGTAATCATTACCTACAACAACAAAAAAGATGAAGCGCTTGATGTGGTAGCTCAGATTGAACAGGCCGGTCAGAGGGCGGCGGCCTTACAATTGAACACAGGTGACGTTAAAAGTTTTAATTCATTTTTTAAAGAATTAACCAAAGTCCTGAAACAAACTTTTAATACCGATCACTTTGATTTTTTAATAAACAATGCGGGTATAGGTATCAACGCCCCGTTTGCCGAAATGACAGAAGAAAACTTTGATCTATTATTTAATATCCATTTCAAGGGTGTTTACTTCCTTACCCAAAAGGCATTACCTTTTATTAATGATGGTGGGCGGATCATTAACCTTTCGTCAGGATTAGCCCGCTTTAGTATGCCAAGGTTTTCTGCTTATGGTTCAATAAAAGGGGCGGTTGAAGTGTTTACCCGGTACCTGGCCAAAGAACTTGGCCCTCGTAACATCGCAGCGAATGTTGTAGCACCAGGCGCCATAGAAACCGATTTTAGTGGTGGCATATTGCGCGATAACCCTGAATTGAATAAGCATGTGGCCGAAATTACAGCATTAGGCCGCGCAGGGTTACCAGACGATATTGGCGGTGTGGTAGCTTTTCTATGTACTGAAGAAGCCAGGTGGATCAACGCGCAGCGCATTGAAGTTTCGGGCGGCATGAATCTCTAA
- a CDS encoding bifunctional YncE family protein/alkaline phosphatase family protein — protein sequence MRKQYLIIGGFIVMMLFSLTACHTVNSKKQLTANEQVNMHSAYDDSTLNRNILPVLMPYNRVIDPAGKVISFGDPGDENHSMDVRLIPGSKIIAVEDRFGITLIDTTQSKVISRWTYKQDARYRGLTSTYSGLKVLKTNAQTQIFWSAAAGKGKDSKSYVFQAIWDGEKISIQNTFTFKAEGESPLALPNDLAINNENGTNFLYVVLNGNNQLVKINLSTNKTVWTQPTGVAPYGIVIAKGKVFVTNWAGPNAVDTVNRETAGVPYGKTYIDPKTGATAQGTVMVMNLENGGIIKEIEVGLHPNAIISSIDEDFVYVANGNSDMVSVISANSLKNVDAINVKLNPGKKSYIGDTPNALAIDSNGTTLYVANGLDNAVAVVKLGSKAANKGKGNNVVKGFIPTEAYPGGLAVDERTLFVTNLEGEGSRIGSKEIGKAGLDAEAKGGVNAYNSHHQKATVSIISLPDDELLKQYTKKVLDLNLSFRQQIAQLLPRKNIPARPIPERIGEPSVFNHVLYIIKENRTYDQVLGDMPEGDGAKLLCIYGDSVTPNQHSLARNFLLLDNYYVSGKCSAEGHQWTDAAMVTDYVEKSVRSWFRSYPHVQEDALVYDGNGFIWNNAADHGKTVRIYGEACAVHFDNKLSWSDIYNNYKAGKPFVFNNTSTISRVRPMLSQNYPGSDEHKINEQLRASAFIKELNEYEKMPGDQLPQLMVMALSADHTVGTRPGYPTPEAMVADNDLALGRMVEALSKSRFWKNTVIFVTEDDSQAGWDHVSAYRTTGFVISPYSRLQGKVSKNYNQTCIVRSIEQILGLPPMNIIDATALPMFDCFTSKPSNYTYKCVNNRIPLNRVSPPLSSLKGSALHFAQLSSKPEYDHIDDGNDDVMNRILWFAAKGKKPYPAKLAGKDDDD from the coding sequence ATGAGAAAACAATATTTGATCATAGGTGGCTTTATAGTGATGATGCTGTTTTCGCTTACAGCCTGTCATACTGTAAATAGCAAAAAGCAATTAACCGCGAACGAACAGGTTAATATGCACAGCGCTTATGACGACAGTACACTTAACCGCAACATACTCCCTGTTTTAATGCCATATAACCGGGTTATTGACCCGGCCGGCAAGGTTATTTCATTTGGCGACCCGGGCGATGAAAACCATAGCATGGATGTTAGACTAATACCCGGCAGCAAGATCATTGCCGTTGAAGACAGGTTTGGCATAACCTTAATAGATACAACACAAAGTAAAGTAATTAGCCGGTGGACTTATAAGCAGGATGCCCGCTACCGTGGGCTTACCAGTACCTATTCGGGTTTAAAAGTTTTAAAAACAAATGCCCAAACCCAAATATTCTGGAGCGCGGCGGCCGGTAAGGGTAAAGACTCCAAATCTTATGTTTTTCAGGCCATTTGGGATGGCGAAAAGATTAGTATCCAAAATACTTTCACGTTTAAAGCCGAAGGTGAATCGCCATTGGCATTACCAAATGATCTGGCTATAAACAATGAAAACGGTACAAATTTTTTGTATGTGGTTTTAAATGGCAATAATCAATTGGTTAAAATTAATCTGTCGACCAATAAAACTGTCTGGACACAGCCTACCGGCGTTGCACCCTATGGCATTGTAATAGCAAAAGGCAAAGTATTTGTAACCAACTGGGCAGGCCCTAATGCAGTAGATACCGTGAACCGGGAAACTGCGGGAGTGCCTTACGGAAAAACTTATATAGACCCCAAAACCGGCGCCACTGCGCAGGGCACTGTCATGGTAATGAATTTAGAGAATGGCGGCATCATAAAAGAGATAGAGGTAGGCCTGCATCCCAACGCTATCATTAGCAGTATTGATGAGGATTTTGTTTATGTAGCCAACGGCAACAGTGATATGGTATCGGTGATATCTGCCAATTCACTAAAGAATGTAGATGCCATTAATGTTAAATTAAATCCGGGTAAAAAAAGCTATATCGGCGATACCCCAAATGCTTTGGCCATTGACAGTAATGGCACAACTTTATATGTAGCCAATGGGCTTGACAACGCGGTTGCTGTTGTAAAGCTCGGCTCAAAAGCAGCTAATAAGGGTAAAGGCAATAATGTAGTAAAGGGCTTTATACCAACCGAAGCCTATCCCGGTGGACTTGCCGTTGATGAGCGCACTTTATTTGTAACCAATCTGGAAGGTGAGGGCTCGCGTATAGGCAGTAAGGAAATAGGTAAAGCAGGGTTAGATGCCGAGGCCAAAGGTGGTGTTAATGCATATAACTCACATCATCAAAAAGCAACTGTATCAATTATTTCACTTCCTGATGATGAGCTTTTAAAACAATATACAAAAAAGGTACTGGATTTGAACCTGAGCTTCAGGCAACAGATAGCTCAGTTGTTACCCCGTAAAAACATTCCTGCACGGCCTATACCCGAACGCATAGGCGAGCCGTCGGTATTTAACCATGTGCTGTATATTATAAAAGAGAACCGTACCTATGACCAGGTTTTGGGCGATATGCCGGAGGGAGATGGCGCTAAATTGCTTTGTATATATGGCGACAGCGTTACACCCAATCAGCATAGTTTAGCGCGTAATTTTTTATTATTGGATAATTACTATGTATCGGGCAAATGCTCAGCCGAAGGCCATCAATGGACTGATGCCGCCATGGTGACTGATTACGTTGAAAAAAGCGTAAGATCCTGGTTTCGCAGCTATCCGCATGTGCAGGAAGATGCACTGGTTTATGATGGCAATGGTTTTATATGGAACAACGCGGCCGATCATGGTAAAACCGTAAGGATATACGGTGAAGCCTGTGCTGTACATTTTGACAACAAACTTAGCTGGAGCGATATTTACAATAATTATAAGGCAGGTAAACCCTTTGTATTTAATAATACCAGTACCATATCCCGCGTAAGGCCAATGCTATCGCAAAACTACCCGGGTTCTGACGAGCATAAGATCAATGAACAGTTAAGAGCTTCTGCCTTTATAAAGGAGTTAAATGAATATGAGAAAATGCCCGGCGATCAGCTGCCGCAATTAATGGTTATGGCACTTTCTGCCGATCATACAGTAGGTACCAGGCCCGGATACCCCACACCTGAAGCAATGGTTGCAGACAATGACCTCGCGCTTGGTCGTATGGTTGAAGCCTTATCAAAAAGTCGTTTCTGGAAAAATACCGTAATATTTGTAACCGAAGATGATTCCCAGGCCGGATGGGATCATGTTTCGGCGTACCGGACTACCGGGTTTGTGATAAGCCCATACAGCAGGCTGCAAGGCAAAGTGAGCAAAAATTATAACCAAACCTGCATTGTGCGCTCTATTGAGCAAATATTAGGTTTACCGCCAATGAACATTATTGACGCGACGGCGCTGCCAATGTTTGATTGCTTTACCAGCAAACCATCAAATTACACTTATAAATGTGTAAATAATCGTATTCCGTTAAACAGGGTGAGCCCGCCATTATCATCACTGAAAGGATCGGCACTGCACTTTGCCCAGCTATCATCCAAGCCAGAATATGATCATATTGATGATGGAAACGATGATGTAATGAACAGGATATTATGGTTTGCCGCTAAAGGCAAAAAACCTTATCCGGCCAAACTGGCCGGTAAGGATGATGACGATTGA
- a CDS encoding esterase family protein: MDREYIQWYSPALQKNMEMLIFGSGGAIVLFFPARMGRFYDYENWRVIEVLREKIEKRYIQVCCVDSFDCESFYSSGFHPSQKITRHMQYEQYILQEVMPFLNKKNPGSFKIVAGCSLGAFHAVNISLRHPGIFNKVIGMSGRYDLAAQIGHYDDLFDGYWDENVYFNMPTQYLSNLNDEEKLLLIRQATYVLAVGREDVVLENNVLLSNMLTEKGISNSLYIWDKEAHQARAWRQMVINYL; encoded by the coding sequence ATGGATAGAGAATATATTCAGTGGTACAGTCCTGCTCTTCAAAAGAACATGGAGATGCTTATTTTTGGTTCTGGCGGTGCTATTGTATTGTTTTTCCCGGCAAGGATGGGGCGGTTTTATGACTATGAAAATTGGCGGGTAATTGAGGTACTGCGCGAAAAAATTGAAAAGCGTTATATCCAGGTTTGTTGTGTAGATAGCTTTGATTGCGAAAGTTTTTATAGTTCAGGGTTTCATCCGTCGCAGAAAATTACCCGCCATATGCAATATGAGCAGTATATTCTGCAGGAGGTGATGCCCTTTTTAAACAAGAAAAATCCCGGTTCATTTAAAATTGTTGCAGGTTGCAGCCTTGGTGCATTTCATGCCGTGAATATTTCGCTGCGCCATCCGGGCATATTTAATAAAGTGATTGGCATGAGTGGCCGGTACGATCTTGCAGCTCAAATAGGACATTATGACGATCTGTTTGACGGATATTGGGACGAAAACGTTTACTTTAACATGCCAACACAATATCTGTCTAATTTAAACGACGAGGAGAAATTGCTCCTTATAAGGCAAGCCACCTATGTTTTAGCTGTAGGCCGGGAAGATGTAGTGCTGGAAAATAACGTTTTGCTAAGTAATATGTTAACGGAAAAAGGGATAAGCAACTCTCTATACATTTGGGATAAGGAGGCGCACCAGGCCCGGGCATGGCGCCAAATGGTGATTAATTATTTATAA
- a CDS encoding GDSL-type esterase/lipase family protein, which produces MYWYENEVKGLEKERLQLTYEPSTLFYGSSTIRLWNTLFEDFKLFKPVNLGFGGSTLAACSWFFNRVVAPYDARSIVLYAGDNDLGDGRHPEEIFIFFEQLTHQITERFGSIPCYYVSIKPSIARWDLINSLKYTNNIIENEIIKRDNNWKFINIYNKMLNKDGYPEKEYFQPDGLHLSSKGYALWKQIIHARLSENFHAELI; this is translated from the coding sequence ATGTATTGGTACGAGAACGAGGTTAAAGGACTGGAAAAGGAAAGGTTGCAATTGACGTATGAGCCATCAACTTTATTTTATGGCAGCTCAACAATAAGGTTGTGGAATACATTATTTGAGGACTTTAAGCTCTTTAAGCCTGTTAATCTGGGTTTTGGCGGTTCAACACTCGCGGCTTGCTCCTGGTTTTTTAATCGGGTTGTTGCCCCATATGATGCCAGGTCTATCGTGTTATATGCAGGCGATAATGATTTGGGCGACGGAAGGCATCCGGAAGAAATATTTATATTTTTTGAACAGTTAACCCATCAAATTACCGAGCGCTTTGGCTCTATTCCTTGCTATTATGTATCCATTAAACCCAGCATTGCCCGTTGGGACCTGATCAACTCGCTTAAATATACCAATAATATTATTGAAAACGAGATCATAAAGCGGGACAATAACTGGAAATTCATCAATATATATAATAAGATGCTGAACAAGGATGGTTACCCAGAAAAGGAATATTTTCAGCCAGACGGGCTTCATCTGAGCAGTAAGGGGTATGCTCTTTGGAAACAGATCATTCATGCCCGGCTTTCAGAAAACTTTCATGCAGAATTAATATAA
- a CDS encoding metallophosphoesterase family protein has translation MTTVNTLQVKPVFKLDQPDDTHKFQPLPRPSGLYPYHLSIDDVLPGLDNKKMVFHLLGDTGSVRHPETIEVVATAMAQQYNDVNTNERPQFLYHLGDIVYNHGEAERYEQQFFLPYKNYPAPIFAIAGNHDSDINPANPISYHSLDAFTKVFCDTVSHPVNFGGATSRMSMTQPNIYWTLKTPLMNIIGLHSNVPKFGIITDEQRKWFIKELTTHNQERPNKALMVCLHHSPYSADVNHGASIPMIEFLEGVFEETGIKPDMVLSGHVHCYQRFHKLYADNTVIPYIVAGAGGFDELHAVVQPGDERFTTENPLFDNVQLVNYCDSTHGFLKLAVEKNASGLTLTGKYYAISGKEQPVQLTLADEFTVNI, from the coding sequence ATGACGACAGTTAACACTTTACAGGTAAAGCCGGTTTTTAAACTGGATCAGCCCGACGATACGCATAAATTTCAACCCCTGCCCCGCCCCTCTGGTTTATACCCTTATCATTTATCTATTGATGACGTATTACCTGGATTAGACAATAAAAAAATGGTTTTTCATCTGCTTGGCGATACCGGCAGTGTACGTCATCCGGAAACTATTGAAGTGGTTGCCACCGCTATGGCGCAGCAGTATAATGATGTTAATACTAATGAACGGCCGCAATTTCTGTATCATTTAGGGGATATTGTTTATAATCATGGCGAAGCAGAACGGTATGAGCAGCAGTTTTTTTTGCCTTATAAAAATTATCCGGCGCCCATATTTGCAATTGCCGGGAACCATGATAGTGACATAAACCCCGCTAACCCAATTTCTTATCATAGTTTAGATGCTTTTACAAAGGTATTTTGCGATACTGTTTCACATCCGGTTAACTTTGGAGGAGCTACCAGCCGGATGAGCATGACGCAGCCCAATATATACTGGACACTTAAAACGCCGCTCATGAACATTATTGGGTTGCACAGTAATGTACCCAAGTTTGGTATCATCACCGATGAACAGCGCAAATGGTTTATAAAAGAGCTGACCACCCACAATCAGGAAAGACCCAATAAGGCCTTGATGGTTTGTCTGCACCACTCCCCTTATTCTGCAGATGTTAACCACGGCGCGAGCATACCGATGATTGAATTTCTGGAAGGAGTGTTTGAAGAGACCGGTATTAAACCGGATATGGTTTTGAGCGGACATGTACATTGTTATCAGCGTTTCCATAAGTTATATGCCGATAATACCGTGATACCCTATATTGTGGCCGGTGCCGGCGGATTTGATGAACTGCATGCCGTAGTACAACCGGGTGATGAACGTTTTACCACCGAAAACCCTTTGTTTGATAATGTACAACTGGTAAACTACTGCGATTCAACACACGGATTTTTAAAATTGGCAGTGGAGAAGAATGCCAGCGGCTTAACTTTAACAGGTAAGTATTATGCCATATCAGGCAAAGAGCAGCCCGTTCAGCTTACATTGGCCGACGAGTTTACCGTTAATATATAA